One genomic window of Osmia bicornis bicornis chromosome 5, iOsmBic2.1, whole genome shotgun sequence includes the following:
- the LOC114882628 gene encoding LOW QUALITY PROTEIN: putative RNA polymerase II subunit B1 CTD phosphatase RPAP2 (The sequence of the model RefSeq protein was modified relative to this genomic sequence to represent the inferred CDS: deleted 2 bases in 2 codons), producing MDTSTLREEILERKKVKKKLSKAQMQLAIIKKKQCDAKALTIVEQLLEPKIDSDWLLDNLKHINKSHMEDVIEERGIIKLCGYVLCSNTLKTIIEQQYYISTKKNKVYDVTKRKNFCSSRCYGASNYLLQQMLTSPLWLRDKEEIPVFKVLPAKDQLGKSIPGDEIQFNDTTVILNSNNKDEPAESNTEVDAHDEENAVGNSETVDTKVELNISEMLSASKEESSKKLDEFGDIKNVPIDSKGIIDNVKQCMDNDDDDKKMSTLENSIILDDSKIDDPNNLSDAVSINKDADQSVKNDQEKNNVTISKQDTNISNDAAQKMGKIQQNKHKRKSVTKEKQSSEFYNLAMHIEHSIKGWITEDTISLLSGEEDTKTRLLENIIQHDRYLHLCKKLNKLQLEDEKDDNADVTKNTLKPLPNLSVLQEEGQKMELKVRAFYKGSTIVENPKNTTNDVEQGSDLVPVLPLIDSHAPKALRRRIFLDKLNRILPDLLRALASNKLPQYIYSNEKSALIKALVNTFSLSATNIIFKTAEWTLVGLVIIKMLSMIDPQLKFLLSSKQASMYISMILMSYKLDPNYLNRLVMELTNIKISNIDNTINL from the exons atggATACATCTACTCTAAGAGAAGAAATCCTTGAAAGGAAAAAGGTGAAGAAAAAACTTAG CAAGGCACAAATGCAGTTAgcaataattaagaaaaaacaatGTGATGCTAAAGCTCTTACAATTGTTGAACAACTTTTAGAACCTAAAATAGATTCTGACTGGCTTTTAGATAAT CTAAAACATATTAACAAAAGTCATATGGAAGATGTGATTGAAGAAAGAGGAATAATCAAATTATGTGGTTACGTATTATGTAGTAACACATTAAAAACTATCATTGAACAACAATATTATATATCAACAAAGAAAAACAAAGTTTATGATGTAACCAAACGTAAAAATTTTTGTAGTTCACGTTGTTATGGAGCTAGCAATTATCTTTTACAACAAATGCTTACAAGTCCTCTTTGGTTAAgagataaagaagaaataccAGTCTTTAAAGTATTGCCAGCTAAAGATCAATTAGGAAAAAGCATACCTGGAGATGAAATTCAGTTCAATGACACAACTGTAATATTAAATTCTAATAACAAAGATGAACCAGCAGAATCTAATACAGAAGTTGATGCACATGATGAAGAGAATGCAGTAGGAAATTCTGAAACAGTTGATACAAAAGTAGAATTAAACATTAGTGAAATGCTAAGTGCTTCTAAAGAAGAGAGTTCAAAAAAATTGGATGAATTTggagatattaaaaatgtaccCATTGATTCCAAGGGTATAATTGATAATGTTAAACAATGCATggataatgatgatgatgataaaaaaatgtcTACCTTAGAAAATAGTATTATACTAGATGATTCTAAGATCGATGATCCAAACAATTTAAGTGATGCTGTTTCTATAAATAAAGATGCAGATCAAAGTGTAAAAAATGatcaagaaaaaaataatgtaactATCAGTAAGCAAGATACAAACATTAGTAATGATGCTGCACAAAAAATGGgaaaaattcaacaaaataaGCATAAACGAAAAAGCGTTACTAAAGAGAAGCAATCGAGTGAATTTTATAATCTTGCAATGCATATTGAACATAGTATAAAAGGATGGATTACAGAAGATACAATTTCTTTATTGTCAGGCGAAGAAGATACTAAAACTCGATTATtggaaaatataatacaacaTGATAGATACTTGCatttatgtaaaaaattaaataagttACAACTGGAAGATGAAAAAGATGATAATGCAGACGTAACAAAGAATACTTTAAAACCTTTACCA AACTTGTCTGTTCTTCAAGAAGAAGGACAAAAAATGgaattaaaa GTACGAGCATTCTACAAG GGCAGTACGATTGTAGAAAATCCTAAAAATACTACAAATGATGTCGAACAGGGTAGTGACTTGGTTCCCGTATTACCTTTGATAGATTCACATGCACCGAAAGCGCTTCGACGTCGAATCTTTCTAGATAAACTTAATAGGAT ATTACCTGATTTATTAAGGGCGTTAGCGAGTAATAAACTGCCACAGTATATTTACAGCAATGAAAAGAGTGCTTTAATTAAAGCACTAGTTAATACTTTTTCATTATCAGccacaaatattatttttaaaactgCTGAATGGACTCTTGTGGGTcttgttattattaaaat GTTGAGTATGATAGATCCacagttgaaatttttattatcaagTAAACAGGCATCAATGTATATTTCGATGATTTTGATGTCATATAAATTAGATCCAAACTATTTGAATCGATTAGTGATGGAATTgactaatataaaaatatcgaATATCGATAATACTATAAACCTATaa
- the LOC114882627 gene encoding LOW QUALITY PROTEIN: negative elongation factor B (The sequence of the model RefSeq protein was modified relative to this genomic sequence to represent the inferred CDS: inserted 1 base in 1 codon; deleted 4 bases in 3 codons; substituted 1 base at 1 genomic stop codon) — protein MNTVKNSCEIGNGLDDLGIPGQGFLRDALTSCTDPLKAIEEFQLENGILLPSLRPMLPLLDLHGVRRLDFHASVLEELREKLIKRINEIGTERADKGSAGDKRLKELLSKSFPAVRVAALRPVVMCILRNTPHIEDKYLRVLVREKELYNDADTEVKRQIWKDNQSLFGDEVSPLFSRYIIEKEQILFDHRNLNSLFFMPSPKVRRQGEVVQKLAHMIGHSVKLYDMVLQFLRTLFLRTKNIHYCTLRAELLMALHDLEVQDIISVDPCHKFTWCLDACIREKNVDIKRSRELQGFLDSIKRGQEQVLGDLSMILCDPYAVNFLASSAIKIALHLINGEALPRENAVLVLLLRMLALGLSAWQMIDSQDFKEPKLDSQVVTKFLPALMSLMVDDQIRQLIAKLPPDERESAIAIIEHLAQPPDACQAYAQLSGVAAVLSMYYALHVGGGGGVGRGRGDARGLMRVLATLPNCQAQRAFEDPFLHTLVSPINIEYGXEFSNESFCTVIFDEFFLAGLGRDNVTRHLLKLLWYIHPKLPPTRLHTLMKALQPTTLMNAVHNLYEALRDKIGKPFYEEQLTTSSMDTLGLXCPPSPLTGVPTPGSL, from the exons atgaaTACTGTAAAAAATAGTTGTGAGATTGGAAATGGTTTGGATGATCTTGGTATACCTGGACAAGGTTTTTTAAGAGATGCTTTAACAAGTTGTACAGATCCATTAAAAGCAATTGAAGAATTTCAATTAGAGAATGGTATTTTATTGCCATCTTTAAGGCCTATGTTACCTTTGCTTGATCTTCATGGCGTAAGAAGATTAGATTTTCATGCATCAGTGCTGGAAGAATTGAGAGAAAAGCtcataaaaagaattaatgaaattgGTACTGAAAGAGCAGACAAAGGTTCAGCAGGAGATAAAAGACTAAAGGAATTATTGTCCAAAAGTTTCCCAGCTGTAAGAGTTGCAGCATTGAGACCTGTTGTTATGTGTATTTTAAGAAACACACCACATATAGAAGATAAATATTTACGGGTTCTTGTCCGCGAAAAAGAATTGTATAATGATGCAGATACAGAAGTTAAAAGGCAAATTTGGAAAGATAATCAAAGCCTATTTGGAGATGAAGTTTCTCCATTATTTAGCagatatattattgaaaaagaacaAATACTCTTTGATCATCGAAATTTAAATAGTCTCTTTTTCATGCCTTCTCCAAAG GTACGAAGACAAGGTGAAGTAGTACAAAAGCTAGCTCATATGATTGGGCATAGTGTAAAATTATATGATATGGTATTACAGTTCTTAAGGACTCTATTTTTGCGtacaaaaaatatacattattgTACCTTAAGAGCTGAATTATTAATGGCCTTACATGATTTAGAG GTACAGGACATCATTTCTGTTGATCCATGTCATAAATTCACTTGGTGTCTTGATGCATGTATCagagaaaaaaatgttgataTCAAAAGGTCCCGTGAGTTACAAGGTTTTCTAGATAGTATAAAG AGAGGACAAGAACAAGTATTAGGAGATCTGAGTATGATATTGTGTGATCCATATGCAGTAAACTTTCTTGCTAGTAgtgcaataaaaattgcacTTCATTTGATAAATGGAGAAGCATTACCTAGAGAAAACGCAGTTCTTGTACTGTTACTAAGAATGCTTGCATTAGGTTTATCTGCCTGGCAAATGATTGATTCACAAGATTTCAAGGAGCCAAAGTTAGACAGTCAAGTTGTCACAAAATTTTTACCTGCACTTATGTCTTTAATg gTGGATGATCAAATAAGACAATTAATTGCAAAACTTCCG CCGGATGAGAGAGAGAGTGCAATTGCTATAATCGAACATCTGGCCCAACCTCCTGATGCTTGTCAAGCATATGCACAACTTTCAGGAGTTGCTGCTGTTTTATCTATGTATTATGCATTGCATGTAGGAGGTGGTGGTGGagttggaagaggaagaggTGATGCTAGAGGATTAATGAGAGTACTAGCTACTTTACCGAATTGTCAAGCACAACGTGCATTTGAAGAT CCTTTTTTACATACTTTG GTGTCCCCTATTAATATTGAATATGGCTGAGAATTTTCTAATGAATCATTTTGTACTGTAATattcgatgaatttttcctAGCAGGTTTGGGTAGAGATAATGTTACACGCCATTTGTTAAAGCTACTTTGGTATATTCATCCAAAATTACCGCCAACTCGTTTACATACGCTAATGAAAGCACTTCAACCAACTA cATTAATGAACGCTGTACATAATCTTTATGAAGCTTTACGTGACAAAATTGGAAAGCCGTTCTACGAAGAGCAGTTAACAACA AGCTCAATGGACACATTAGGGC GATGTCCACCTTCTCCTCTTACCGGTGTACCTACACCAGGTTCACTGTAA